One genomic window of Branchiostoma lanceolatum isolate klBraLanc5 chromosome 5, klBraLanc5.hap2, whole genome shotgun sequence includes the following:
- the LOC136434746 gene encoding melatonin receptor type 1A-A-like, whose amino-acid sequence MNGSGLMPRHGNGTIMVEPAAAVMMLQQPWEKWFAGAIYGLLALAGVVGNVMVLLAILVDRRLRNTNNLFIFNLCVSDLLVAACYDPVSAVSVIRASWVFDSAMCSAAAAINVVSLMESTMAVGLIALNCNCRVTKPPGVYRENYSFKRCLAMVAASWVLAVGIAVPPFVGFGQLGYDRFLGACDYNFRSELTFYYYLTFPAFAVMATNVVVTACYVNIFLSIKRSADKTRGDEALQVTIHRTKHMFVIFCVFVVSTLPEIVMIILDVQVRPMPPELNLFAHILLLSNSSINPIIYTVRQKEFRLAYRALLSCTSVRKVNSKEQSCVSQFGMKAAVTNCMTDADRPYVSTSKSEDDDDNLTTPVCEILGLATQV is encoded by the exons ATGAACGGCTCGGGGCTGATGCCGAGACACGGCAACGGAACGATCATGGTCGAGCCGGCGGCGGCCGTGATGATGCTGCAGCAGCCGTGGGAGAAGTGGTTCGCCGGGGCGATATACGGCCTCCTCGCGCTGGCCGGCGTCGTGGGGAACGTCATGGTCCTCCTGGCCATCCTTGTGGACCGGCGTCTCCGCAACACCAACAACCTGTTCATCTTCAACCTGTGCGTGAGCGACCTGCTGGTGGCGGCCTGCTATGACCCCGTGTCGGCCGTGTCGGTCATCAGGGCCAGCTGGGTCTTCGACAGCGCCATGTGCAGCGCCGCGGCCGCGATCAACGTCGTCAGCCTCATGGAGTCCACCATGGCGGTGGGTCTGATCGCCTTGAACTGCAACTGCCGCGTCACCAAGCCGCCGGGAGTGTACCGGGAGAACTACAGCTTCAAGCGCTGCCTGGCGATGGTGGCCGCGTCCTGGGTCCTCGCCGTGGGCATCGCCGTGCCGCCGTTCGTGGGGTTCGGGCAGCTCGGCTACGACCGGTTCCTGGGCGCCTGCGACTACAACTTCCGCTCCGAGCTGACGTTCTACTACTACCTGACGTTCCCTGCCTTCGCCGTCATGGCGACGAACGTGGTCGTGACGGCGTGTTACGTCAACATCTTCCTCAGTATCAAGAGGAGTGCGGACAAGACGCGAGGCGACGAGGCTCTGCAG GTGACCATCCACAGAACTAAACACATGTTCGTCATCTTCTGCGTGTTCGTGGTGAGCACCCTCCCGGAGATCGTCATGATCATCCTGGATGTACAAGTCCGCCCCATGCCGCCGGAACTCAACCTGTTCGCCCACATCCTCCTGCTGAGCAACAGCTCCATCAACCCCATCATCTACACCGTGCGGCAGAAGGAGTTCCGCCTGGCCTACCGCGCGCTGCTGTCCTGCACCTCCGTCCGGAAGGTGAACTCTAAGGAGCAGAGCTGCGTCTCGCAGTTCGGGATGAAGGCCGCGGTGACGAACTGCATGACGGACGCTGACAGGCCGTACGTCTCCACGTCGAAGTCGGAAGATGACGACGACAACCTGACGACTCCGGTGTGCGAAATCCTAGGCCTGGCCACTCAGGTGTGA